A stretch of Ammospiza caudacuta isolate bAmmCau1 chromosome 18, bAmmCau1.pri, whole genome shotgun sequence DNA encodes these proteins:
- the GTF2H3 gene encoding general transcription factor IIH subunit 3, with protein sequence MVLGNSHLLMNRTNKLAVIASHTQESRFLYPGKRWAAADPFGEGGPSMESNCSGSKDGKYELLTAINDAIAEEIKDLMTKTDMKGQQTETLLAGSLAKALCYINKMGKDLKANQEIKSRILVIKAAEDSALQYMNFMNVIFSAQKQSILIDACVLDSDSGLLQQACDITGGIYLKVPHMPSLLQYLLWVFLPDQEQRSQLVLPPPVHVDYRAACFCHRNLIEIGYVCSVCLSIFCNFSPICSTCETAFKISLPPVMKAKKKKLKVAA encoded by the exons ATGGTGCTGGGGAACTCCCACCTGCTCATGAATCGCACCAACAAACTCGCTGTAATAGCAAGTCACACTCAGGAAAG CCGTTTCCTGTACCCTGGGAAGCGTTGGGCTGCTGCAGATCCCTTTGGAGAGGGAGGCCCTTCCATGGAATCTAACTGCTCTGGCAGCAAGGATGGAAAATATGAATTATTAACAGCAATAAATGATGCAATTGCAGAAGAGATTAAAGACCTCATGACAAAGA CTGACATGAAGGGCCAGCAAACAGAAACCCTGTTAGCAGGATCACTTGCTAAAGCACTTTGTT ACATCAACAAGATGGGCAAAGACCTAAAAG CAAATCAAGAAATTAAATCAAGGATTCTG GTCATAAAAGCTGCAGAAGACAGCGCATTGCAATACATGAATTTCATGAATGTGATCTTCTCAGCACAGAAACAG AGTATTTTGATTGATGCCTGTGTCTTGGACTCTGATTCAGGTCTTCTACAACAG GCCTGTGATATCACGGGTGGCATATATTTGAAAGTGCCCCACATGCCATCCCTTCTGCAGTATTTGTTG TGGGTTTTTCTCCCTGATCAagagcagagatcccagctcgTCCTTCCACCTCCTGTTCATGTTGACTACAGAGCTGCCTGCTTCTGTCATCGCAACCTCATTGAAATTGGCTACGTCTGCTCCGTGTGCTTGTCAA TATTCTGCAACTTCAGTCCTATCTGCAGTACCTGCGA aactgCTTTCAAAATATCATTGCCACCTGTCATGAAAGcgaagaagaagaaattaaaggTAGCTGCATAG